The following proteins come from a genomic window of Trifolium pratense cultivar HEN17-A07 linkage group LG4, ARS_RC_1.1, whole genome shotgun sequence:
- the LOC123924006 gene encoding zinc finger CCCH domain-containing protein 3-like, producing MPENRQVLKNAASNPSGDNIEEAIRRLKINNNRDRDAAAQSMPYPDRPGEPDCLYYLRTGMCGYGSNCRYNHPANVSLVPQYGEELPERVGQPDCEYFLKTGTCKYGSTCKYHHPKDRRGAAPVVFNTLGLPMRQEEKSCPYYMRTGACKFGVACKFHHPQQQASFGAYPVAASPPSTTVTSSGFPYAGGFPAWSVPRMSYLSGQAIQSYVPPFMPSSQGIMPALSWSNYMGSISPAMPSGFIGSNLVYDYMNPAAGETLSGGQVMNSTLPDRPDQPDCKYFMSTGTCKYGSDCKFHHPKERIAQTLSVNPLGLPMRPGNAICSYYRIYGVCKFGPTCKFDHPVVAAIPQNYGLPSPTLSVFDPSLLTSPRRLSTVQPTETSPSKQSTDKLQQSDTKAATEDSSKQADTTSSNSRTPSSESLHE from the exons AAGCAATTCGGCGTTTGAAAATCAATAATAATCGGGATAGAGATGCTGCGGCTCAATCTATGCCTTATCCGGATCGACCTGGTGAACCGGATTGCTTATATTATTTGAGGACTGGAATGTGTGGTTACGGGAGTAACTGTCGCTATAACCACCCTGCTAACGTTTCACTT GTTCCTCAATATGGTGAAGAACTTCCTGAGAGAGTCGGGCAACCTGATTGTGAG TATTTTCTTAAGACAGGAACATGCAAGTATGGATCAACATGTAAATATCATCATCCTAAGGACAGGCGAGGTGCTGCACCCGTAGTATTCAATACTTTAGGTCTTCCCATGCGTCAG GAAGAAAAATCATGTCCCTATTACATGAGAACTGGTGCTTGTAAGTTTGGAGTTGCATGCAAGTTCCATCATCCACAACAGCAGGCTTCCTTTGGAGCTTATCCGGTGGCTGCGTCCCCTCCCTCAACAACTGTTACTTCATCCGGTTTTCCATATGCTGGCGGGTTTCCTGCATGGTCAGTGCCGAGAATGTCATATTTATCTGGACAGGCCATTCAATCTTATGTTCCTCCATTTATGCCTTCTTCACAAGGCATCATGCCTGCGCTGAGCTGGAGCAACTACATG GGAAGTATTAGCCCCGCAATGCCTTCTGGTTTTATTGGATCTAATCTTGTCTACGACTACATGAATCCGGCGGCGGGAGAGACACTTTCTGGTGGACAGGTAATGAATTCAACTCTTCCAGATAGACCTGATCAACCTGACTGTAAATACTTTATGAGCACCGGAACATGCAAATATGGTTCTGATTGCAAGTTCCACCACCCTAAAGAAAGAATAGCCCAAACTTTATCGGTTAATCCACTTGGCCTTCCTATGAGACCT GGTAATGCTATATGCTCTTATTACAGAATCTACGGAGTATGCAAGTTCGGTCCAACATGCAAATTTGATCATCCAGTCGTAGCAGCCATCCCTCAAAACTACGGCTTGCCTTCACCTACTTTATCGGTATTCGATCCATCTCTCCTTACCAGTCCAAGAAGGCTTTCAACCGTTCAACCAACCGAGACATCCCCATCGAAACAATCAACTGACAAGCTTCAACAATCTGATACAAAAGCTGCTACTGAAGATTCATCTAAACAAGCTGACACTACATCATCAAATTCTCGCACACCTTCGTCCGAGTCTTTGCACGAATGA